The segment TAGTACACCAGGACGTTTCCGATGACGGACGGGCACCGGCCGTCGGGGCAGAAGTAGTCGGTGAGGTCCACGAACTCCATCGACTCCGGGACGGCGGGTTCCTCAGCGTACGGGGGCACCTCGGCCAGGGAGCGGGTGATGTCGGTTTCGCACTCGGGGGAGGTGGCGCCGTTGTCCGCGACGCAGTCGGGGGGCGACATGCCCATGCGTGGGGTGTCACGGATGCCGATCACGTCGACGCCCATGGCGTCCAGTTCCCGCCAGCGGTCGACGTAGCCGTCCAGGACCTGTTCACCGTTGCCCGGGCTGGAGCGGGTGGCCGTGGTGACCAGGACGTCGGGCGGGAGGTCGGTGAGCTGACGCATCACGTCGGTGTTCCACTCCCCGCACTCCACGTACTCGTCCTCGCCGCGCCACGAAGGCTCGGTGCTGAACTGGCAGGCGCCCTTCGTCATGGTGACCAGCCGCCACCCCTGCGCCTCGGCGGCGTCCCGCAGCGCGGTGTACCAGTGGGCGGCGTGCGACTGCCCCACCAGGGCGATGGTGTGCTCCGCGTCGGCGGGGCCGTCGTCACAGACCGACGCCCGGGTTCCCTCGAACGACTCGTGGCAGCCGCCGGGCCGTTCGTTCTCGCCCAGGTCCCCGCGCGCGTCCGCGGGACGGGGCAGCACCGGAGCCTCCGGCGCGGTCCCGTCGCGCCAGTCGACCACGGTCGCCCCCGGGTAGAGGTCCCGGTCCTCGGCGAGGCGCTGGCGTTCCGCCTCCGCCCGGTCGAGGTGCGTGGCCCACCCGCCCGCGACGGTCATCGCGGGTAGCAGGAACGCCAGGCCCGCGGCCGCGGTGGCGTAGACGGCCCACCGGCGAGTGAGGTGTCGCACCCCGTCCTCGACCAGCCACTTGGTCGCCACGGACAGCAGCACCGACACCGCGATGACCACCAGCCCGCCGTGGAGTGAGGCCACGGCGCGGTTGGCGACCTCCAGGTACACCACCAGGACCGGCCAGTGCCACAGGTACAACGAGTACGACAGCGAGCCGACGTAGGCCAGGGGGCGGGCGACGAGGATCCGGTCGGCGCCGAGCCGATGCCCCGTCACCCCCGCGACGATCACGAGTGCCGCCGCGCCGGTCGGCCACAGGGCGATCCAGCCGGGGAACAGCGTCGACACCTGCAGCACCAAGCCGCAGCTCACCAGGCCCGCCAGGCCGAGCCATCCCAGCA is part of the Spiractinospora alimapuensis genome and harbors:
- a CDS encoding acyltransferase family protein; amino-acid sequence: MTAPSSTSKPLQNHGTPSPASRAPHGPDPAAARPRAQHRPEIEGLRAVAVILIVAYHVWLGRVSGGVDVFLLLTGFLITGSLVRTVERDGWIRFSAFWGRLLARLTPPVGVVLLGVLVATALWLPESRWRDVIADTVAAALYVENWHLATNAVDYLARDDAVSPLQHFWSLSIQGQFYLLWPLLVTLVVVLARWRGWSPRTAIGAALSVVLLVSLTYSVWSTAVDQTWAYFDTGARLWELALGGLLSLALPLLSLPVRPRVVLGWLGLAGLVSCGLVLQVSTLFPGWIALWPTGAAALVIVAGVTGHRLGADRILVARPLAYVGSLSYSLYLWHWPVLVVYLEVANRAVASLHGGLVVIAVSVLLSVATKWLVEDGVRHLTRRWAVYATAAAGLAFLLPAMTVAGGWATHLDRAEAERQRLAEDRDLYPGATVVDWRDGTAPEAPVLPRPADARGDLGENERPGGCHESFEGTRASVCDDGPADAEHTIALVGQSHAAHWYTALRDAAEAQGWRLVTMTKGACQFSTEPSWRGEDEYVECGEWNTDVMRQLTDLPPDVLVTTATRSSPGNGEQVLDGYVDRWRELDAMGVDVIGIRDTPRMGMSPPDCVADNGATSPECETDITRSLAEVPPYAEEPAVPESMEFVDLTDYFCPDGRCPSVIGNVLVYYDDSHITATYSATLAPIVSAEIQRVTGW